One Flavobacterium sp. 90 DNA segment encodes these proteins:
- the rplA gene encoding 50S ribosomal protein L1, giving the protein MAKLTKKQKEAASKIEKNKLYTLKDAAALIKVIASAKFDESVDIAVRLGVDPRKANQMVRGVVTLPHGTGKDVKVLALVTPDKEAEAKEAGADYVGLDDYLQKIKDGWTDVDVIITMPAVMGKLGPLGRILGPRGLMPNPKTGTVTMDVAKAVAEVKAGKIDFKVDKTGIVHAGIGKVSFGAEQIYDNAHEIIQTLIKLKPTAAKGTYIKGIHLTSTMSPAIALDPKAV; this is encoded by the coding sequence ATGGCAAAATTAACAAAAAAGCAAAAAGAGGCTGCTTCAAAAATTGAAAAGAACAAACTATATACTTTGAAAGATGCTGCTGCATTAATTAAAGTTATAGCTTCTGCAAAATTTGATGAGTCTGTTGATATCGCAGTTCGTTTGGGTGTAGATCCAAGAAAAGCGAATCAAATGGTTAGAGGTGTAGTTACATTACCTCATGGAACTGGTAAAGACGTTAAAGTATTAGCATTAGTTACTCCAGATAAAGAAGCGGAAGCTAAAGAAGCTGGAGCTGATTATGTAGGTCTTGACGATTATTTACAAAAAATTAAAGATGGCTGGACAGATGTTGATGTTATAATCACTATGCCAGCTGTTATGGGTAAATTAGGTCCATTAGGTCGTATTTTAGGACCTAGAGGTTTAATGCCAAACCCTAAAACAGGTACTGTAACTATGGATGTTGCAAAAGCTGTTGCAGAGGTTAAAGCTGGTAAAATTGACTTTAAAGTTGATAAAACTGGTATCGTACATGCAGGAATTGGTAAAGTTTCTTTTGGAGCTGAGCAAATTTATGACAATGCACACGAAATTATTCAAACATTAATCAAACTTAAACCAACTGCTGCTAAAGGTACCTACATTAAAGGTATTCACCTTACAAGCACTATGAGTCCTGCAATTGCATTGGACCCTAAAGCAGTATAA
- the rplK gene encoding 50S ribosomal protein L11: protein MAKEISKVVKLQVKGGAANPSPPVGPALGAAGVNIMEFCKQFNARTQDKPGKICPVQITVYKDKSFDFVVKTPPAAVQLLEAAKLKSGSGEPNRKKVASVTWDVIKAIAEDKMVDLNAFTIESAMSMIAGTARSMGITVSGDAPF from the coding sequence ATGGCTAAAGAAATTAGTAAGGTAGTTAAACTACAAGTTAAGGGAGGTGCTGCGAATCCGTCGCCACCGGTTGGACCTGCTTTAGGAGCTGCTGGGGTTAATATCATGGAGTTCTGTAAGCAGTTCAATGCTAGAACACAAGATAAACCTGGCAAAATATGCCCAGTACAAATTACTGTGTATAAAGACAAATCATTTGATTTTGTTGTAAAAACTCCTCCAGCTGCTGTCCAATTATTGGAAGCTGCAAAGCTAAAGTCTGGATCAGGTGAACCAAATCGTAAAAAAGTAGCTAGTGTTACTTGGGACGTTATCAAAGCTATTGCTGAAGATAAAATGGTAGATTTAAATGCATTCACAATCGAATCTGCAATGAGCATGATCGCTGGAACTGCTAGATCTATGGGTATAACTGTATCAGGAGATGCTCCTTTTTAA
- the nusG gene encoding transcription termination/antitermination protein NusG, with protein MADNNVKKWYVVRAVSGQENKVKAYIETEIARLGMGDYVSQVLVPTEKVVTVKEGKKMSKDKVYFPGYVMIEANLVGEIPHIIKSITSVIGFLGEIKGGEPVPLRLSEVNRMLGKVDELAVNTDTRSIPFNLGETVKVIDGPFNGFNGTVEKINEEKRKLEVMVKIFGRKTPLELSFMQVEKV; from the coding sequence ATGGCAGATAATAATGTGAAAAAATGGTACGTAGTTAGAGCTGTAAGCGGACAAGAAAATAAAGTCAAAGCTTACATCGAAACTGAGATTGCCAGATTAGGTATGGGTGATTATGTTTCCCAAGTTTTAGTACCTACAGAAAAAGTAGTTACTGTAAAAGAAGGAAAGAAAATGTCTAAGGATAAAGTTTATTTTCCTGGATATGTTATGATCGAAGCCAATTTAGTTGGTGAGATACCTCATATTATTAAGTCTATTACTAGTGTAATTGGATTTTTAGGGGAAATTAAAGGTGGAGAACCTGTTCCTTTGAGACTTTCTGAAGTAAATAGAATGTTAGGTAAAGTAGATGAGTTAGCTGTCAATACAGATACTCGTTCTATTCCTTTCAACTTAGGTGAAACTGTAAAAGTGATCGACGGTCCTTTTAACGGATTTAACGGTACAGTTGAAAAAATCAATGAAGAAAAGCGTAAACTTGAAGTAATGGTGAAAATTTTCGGAAGAAAAACTCCATTAGAATTGAGTTTTATGCAAGTTGAAAAAGTATAA
- the secE gene encoding preprotein translocase subunit SecE, whose protein sequence is MTKVTNYLSEAFEELKSNVTWPAWAEVQKLTIVVAVFSVLFALATWGVDEFFAKALAGFFNWLKG, encoded by the coding sequence ATGACAAAAGTTACTAATTATTTATCAGAGGCTTTCGAAGAGTTAAAGTCAAATGTTACTTGGCCAGCTTGGGCTGAGGTTCAAAAATTGACAATTGTTGTAGCTGTATTTTCGGTTTTATTCGCTTTGGCAACATGGGGAGTAGACGAATTTTTTGCAAAAGCTTTGGCTGGATTTTTTAACTGGTTAAAAGGATAA
- the tuf gene encoding elongation factor Tu has protein sequence MAKENFNRSKPHLNIGTIGHVDHGKTTLTAAITKVLSDAGYCQAKSFDQIDNAPEEKERGITINTSHVEYETANRHYAHVDCPGHADYVKNMVTGAAQMDGAILVVAATDGPMPQTREHILLGRQVGIPRIVVFMNKVDMVDDAELLELVEMEIRDLLSFYEYDGDNGPVVQGSALGGLNNDPAWVPKIIELMEAVDAWIEEPVRDVAKPFLMPVEDVFTITGRGTVATGRIETGIANTGDPVEIIGMGADKLTSTITGVEMFRKILDRGEAGDNVGLLLRGIDKESIKRGMVIIKPGSVKPHATFKAEVYILKKEEGGRHTPFHNNYRPQFYVRTTDVTGVITLPEGVEMVMPGDNLTINVALLSPIAMSVGLRFAIREGGRTVGAGQVTEIVG, from the coding sequence ATGGCAAAGGAGAATTTTAATCGTTCCAAACCGCACTTAAACATAGGTACAATTGGACACGTGGATCACGGAAAAACTACATTAACTGCAGCAATTACAAAAGTATTGTCTGATGCTGGTTACTGTCAAGCAAAATCGTTTGATCAAATCGATAACGCTCCAGAGGAGAAAGAAAGAGGTATTACTATTAATACATCACACGTAGAGTATGAAACAGCTAACCGTCACTACGCTCACGTTGACTGTCCAGGTCACGCGGATTACGTAAAGAACATGGTTACTGGTGCTGCTCAAATGGACGGAGCTATCTTAGTAGTTGCTGCTACAGATGGTCCAATGCCACAAACTCGTGAGCACATCCTTTTAGGTCGTCAAGTAGGTATTCCAAGAATCGTTGTTTTCATGAACAAAGTGGATATGGTTGATGATGCTGAATTGTTAGAGCTTGTTGAAATGGAAATTAGAGATTTATTATCTTTCTACGAATATGATGGAGATAATGGTCCTGTAGTTCAAGGTTCTGCTTTAGGAGGATTGAATAATGATCCTGCTTGGGTACCAAAAATCATTGAATTAATGGAAGCTGTTGATGCTTGGATCGAAGAGCCAGTGCGTGACGTAGCTAAACCATTCTTGATGCCGGTTGAAGATGTATTTACAATTACTGGTCGTGGAACTGTTGCTACAGGTCGTATCGAAACAGGTATTGCTAATACAGGAGATCCAGTTGAAATCATTGGTATGGGAGCTGATAAATTAACTTCTACTATTACAGGAGTTGAGATGTTCCGTAAAATCCTTGATAGAGGAGAAGCTGGAGATAACGTAGGTTTATTGTTAAGAGGTATTGATAAAGAATCTATCAAAAGAGGAATGGTTATCATTAAGCCAGGATCAGTAAAACCACACGCTACTTTCAAAGCTGAGGTTTATATCTTGAAAAAAGAAGAAGGTGGACGTCATACTCCATTCCATAATAACTACCGTCCACAGTTCTACGTACGTACAACTGACGTAACAGGAGTTATTACTTTACCAGAAGGAGTAGAGATGGTAATGCCAGGAGATAACTTGACTATCAATGTTGCTTTATTAAGCCCAATCGCAATGAGTGTTGGTTTACGTTTCGCTATCCGTGAAGGTGGTAGAACAGTAGGAGCAGGTCAGGTGACTGAAATCGTAGGATAA
- the raiA gene encoding ribosome-associated translation inhibitor RaiA, whose translation MKVDVHAVNFTVDRKLVDFIQERLDKLEKYYDRVVSADVFLKVERTSDKENKAVEIKINVPGDDFLVKKQCKTFEEAVELSAESLERLLVKRKEKIRAHI comes from the coding sequence ATGAAGGTAGATGTTCATGCAGTTAACTTTACTGTTGACAGAAAATTGGTGGATTTTATTCAGGAGAGATTGGATAAATTAGAAAAATATTACGATCGAGTGGTTTCGGCCGATGTTTTTTTGAAAGTTGAAAGAACAAGTGATAAGGAGAATAAGGCAGTAGAGATTAAGATTAATGTCCCGGGAGATGATTTTTTGGTTAAAAAGCAATGCAAGACATTCGAAGAAGCGGTCGAACTTTCGGCAGAATCTTTAGAACGTTTACTGGTAAAAAGGAAAGAAAAAATAAGAGCACACATATAA
- a CDS encoding tyrosine-type recombinase/integrase, translating into MKSNKEAFRDYLELEKKYSAHTVNAYLNDILFFEIFNQAHFEQENIEQVNYSQIRSWIVSLVDADISNVSVNRKMASLKAFYKFLLKTKQIEVSPMLKHKALKTPKIIQIPFSEKELTDLMQEIDNPSGFEEVRDKLIIDLFYTTGMRRAELIYLMKNNVDLSSNVVKVLGKRNKERVIPILPIIIEQFGLYLKERSQLEKIVDDEYFFISRKGLKLSESFVYRLINSYFSRVSEKVKKSPHVLRHTFATHLLNNGADLNSVKELLGHSSLASTQVYTHNSLAELKKVYTDAHPRNK; encoded by the coding sequence ATGAAATCAAATAAAGAAGCATTTCGTGATTATCTTGAGTTGGAGAAAAAATATTCGGCACATACGGTAAATGCCTATTTGAATGATATTCTGTTTTTTGAAATATTCAATCAAGCTCATTTTGAGCAAGAGAATATTGAGCAGGTGAATTATAGTCAGATAAGAAGTTGGATTGTTTCTTTGGTGGATGCGGATATTTCAAATGTTTCTGTAAATCGAAAAATGGCTTCTCTTAAGGCTTTTTATAAATTTCTTTTAAAAACAAAGCAAATAGAGGTTAGTCCTATGTTGAAGCATAAAGCTTTGAAAACGCCTAAAATTATTCAGATTCCTTTTTCTGAAAAAGAGCTAACGGATTTAATGCAGGAAATTGATAATCCTTCAGGTTTTGAAGAAGTGAGAGATAAGCTTATAATTGATTTGTTTTATACTACCGGAATGCGAAGGGCGGAGTTAATATATTTGATGAAGAATAATGTTGATTTATCTTCAAATGTGGTTAAGGTTTTAGGGAAGAGAAATAAAGAGCGTGTTATTCCGATTTTACCGATTATTATAGAGCAATTTGGTTTGTATTTGAAAGAAAGATCTCAGCTTGAAAAGATAGTAGATGATGAATATTTTTTTATTTCCCGAAAAGGGTTAAAATTGAGCGAATCTTTTGTGTATCGATTAATAAATTCATACTTTAGTAGAGTCTCTGAAAAGGTAAAAAAAAGTCCGCATGTGCTTCGGCATACTTTTGCGACTCATTTATTAAATAACGGAGCGGATTTAAATTCAGTTAAGGAATTATTAGGACATTCGAGTTTAGCGTCAACGCAAGTTTATACTCATAATAGTTTAGCAGAGCTTAAAAAGGTGTATACTGATGCGCATCCTCGGAACAAATAA
- the rpsU gene encoding 30S ribosomal protein S21: MLIIPIKDGENIDRALKRYKRKFDKTGTVRQLRARTAFIKPSVIKRAQIQKAAYIQNLRDSLES, translated from the coding sequence ATGTTAATTATACCAATTAAAGACGGAGAAAATATCGATAGAGCATTAAAGCGCTATAAAAGAAAATTTGATAAAACAGGAACTGTTCGTCAATTAAGAGCACGTACTGCTTTTATTAAGCCTTCTGTAATCAAAAGAGCTCAAATTCAAAAAGCTGCTTACATTCAAAACTTGAGAGATAGTTTAGAAAGTTAA
- a CDS encoding acyl-CoA dehydrogenase family protein → MNFDYNETQSMIAQSIKEFADKNIRPYIMEWDEAQIFPIPLFKKLGEMGFMGVLVPEEYGGSGLGYHEYITVVEEISKVDPSIGLSVAAHNSLCTNHILTFGNEEQKKKWLPKLATAEYIGAWGLTEHNTGSDAGGMNTTAVRDGDHWIVNGAKNFITHAISGDVAVVIVRTGEKGDSKGMTAFVFEKGMKGFTSGKKENKLGMRASETAELVFDGCRVPDANRLGEVGQGFVQAMKILDGGRISIGALSLGISKGAYEAALKYSKERHQFGQPISNFQGISFKLADMATEIEASELLLHKAAFLKQQHKPVTTLGAMAKMYASEACVKIANDAVQIHGGYGYTKDFPVEKFYRDSKLCTIGEGTTEIQKVVIARNLLKE, encoded by the coding sequence ATGAATTTTGATTACAATGAAACGCAATCGATGATTGCTCAGTCTATAAAAGAGTTTGCCGATAAAAACATTAGACCATATATAATGGAATGGGACGAAGCTCAAATTTTTCCAATTCCTTTATTTAAAAAATTAGGGGAAATGGGATTTATGGGTGTTTTGGTTCCTGAAGAATATGGAGGTTCAGGTTTAGGTTATCACGAATATATTACAGTTGTCGAAGAGATTTCAAAAGTAGATCCGTCAATAGGTTTGTCTGTTGCGGCGCATAATTCATTATGTACAAACCATATTTTGACTTTTGGAAATGAAGAACAAAAGAAAAAATGGTTGCCAAAATTAGCAACAGCTGAGTATATTGGAGCTTGGGGATTAACAGAGCATAATACAGGTTCTGATGCTGGCGGAATGAATACAACAGCAGTTAGAGATGGTGATCACTGGATTGTAAACGGAGCTAAAAACTTTATTACACACGCTATTTCCGGAGATGTTGCAGTAGTAATTGTTCGTACAGGTGAAAAAGGTGATTCAAAAGGAATGACAGCTTTTGTTTTTGAAAAAGGAATGAAAGGATTTACATCAGGAAAAAAAGAAAATAAATTAGGAATGCGTGCCAGCGAAACTGCCGAATTGGTTTTTGATGGTTGCCGTGTTCCCGATGCAAATAGATTAGGAGAAGTTGGACAAGGTTTTGTTCAGGCGATGAAAATATTAGATGGGGGTAGAATCTCAATTGGAGCTTTATCATTAGGAATCTCAAAAGGAGCTTATGAAGCTGCATTAAAGTATTCTAAAGAAAGACATCAGTTTGGTCAGCCTATTAGTAATTTTCAAGGAATCTCATTTAAGTTGGCGGATATGGCAACTGAGATCGAAGCTTCGGAATTATTGTTGCATAAAGCTGCTTTCTTAAAGCAACAACACAAACCTGTTACAACGCTTGGCGCGATGGCAAAAATGTATGCTTCAGAAGCTTGTGTTAAGATTGCCAACGATGCCGTACAGATTCATGGTGGATATGGTTATACAAAAGATTTTCCGGTAGAGAAATTCTACAGGGATTCTAAATTATGTACAATTGGAGAAGGAACTACAGAAATTCAAAAAGTAGTTATTGCAAGAAACCTTTTAAAAGAGTAA
- a CDS encoding helix-hairpin-helix domain-containing protein, producing the protein MNFKALLRHFKFTSQQRTGILLLFIIIIVLQAVYFLANFSIPEKSFPEKQEWISLQTDIDSLKSIKYNEKPKVYTFNPNFISDYRGYKLGMSIEEIDRLLAFRKENKYVNSVEEFQQVTKVSDSLLKVISPLFKFPDWTQNKSTFKTEKKEYVQKSYSKKEKTEVLDINVATQEDLIKVYGIGEALSLRILKQKEILGCFVSMDQMKDIWGLSAEVVVELNSHFKVVIPSNLKKIAVNDASLKELSQFPYFRYALAKQIVTTRSMNGNFNNIEDLSKIKDFPVDKAKIISLYLEF; encoded by the coding sequence ATGAATTTTAAAGCATTGTTAAGGCATTTTAAGTTTACAAGTCAACAGCGAACAGGGATTCTTTTGCTTTTTATAATTATAATAGTATTACAAGCAGTTTATTTTTTAGCAAACTTTAGTATCCCTGAGAAATCTTTTCCTGAAAAACAAGAATGGATTTCTTTACAAACAGATATAGATTCTTTAAAGTCGATAAAATATAATGAGAAGCCAAAAGTATATACTTTTAATCCCAATTTTATCTCAGATTATAGAGGCTATAAACTCGGAATGTCGATTGAAGAAATTGATCGTTTGCTGGCTTTTCGAAAAGAAAATAAATATGTTAATTCTGTCGAGGAGTTTCAGCAAGTCACAAAAGTTTCTGATTCTTTATTAAAGGTGATTTCTCCATTGTTTAAATTTCCGGATTGGACTCAGAATAAATCTACCTTCAAGACAGAAAAGAAAGAGTATGTTCAGAAATCTTATTCGAAAAAGGAAAAAACAGAGGTTTTAGATATAAATGTCGCAACTCAGGAAGATTTAATCAAAGTATACGGAATAGGCGAAGCTTTATCTTTAAGAATATTAAAGCAAAAAGAAATTTTGGGATGTTTTGTTTCTATGGATCAAATGAAAGATATTTGGGGACTGTCAGCAGAAGTGGTAGTAGAATTAAATTCACATTTTAAAGTTGTCATACCTTCAAATTTGAAAAAAATCGCTGTAAATGATGCTTCTTTAAAAGAATTATCGCAGTTTCCTTATTTCAGATATGCATTAGCAAAACAGATAGTGACAACTCGAAGTATGAACGGAAATTTTAATAATATTGAGGATTTATCAAAAATTAAAGATTTTCCTGTTGATAAAGCAAAAATAATTAGTTTATATTTGGAGTTCTAA
- a CDS encoding amino acid permease yields MSIWRVKPISAFEADMKKSDLKRVLGKWSLTAIGVGAIIGGGIFVLTGTGAYYHAGPALALSFIIAGIACVFAALCYSEFASILPVEGSAYAYAYGTIGEIFAWIIGWGLILEYAMGSMTVAVSWSGYFNKLLKMFHIKLPEWLTTDPASYTGEGFSMNLPAFLIVILVISLLIKGTKSAAKANNMIVILKVSAVIFVIIAGLFFINTANWHPFIPDATQIIEKETTHNAYGIGGVVSGAAAIFFAYVGFDAVSTQAGEAINPKKDVPFAIIASLLICTTLYILVSLVLTGMMNYQDFNPLGKYPEAIKAPVAYAFDIAGQPWAGFIITVAATIGLISVLMVMIMGQSRIFLGMSKDGLIPSVFSKVNPISGTPKTNLMILGGIIAIVAAFTPINRLADMTSFGTLFAFTMVCIAVWILRVKQPQLTRTFKVPALPVIAICGIAINTYLMINLSLDAQLLSLGWLAIGILVYFGYSKKRAKLNQTNADTAE; encoded by the coding sequence ATGTCAATTTGGAGAGTTAAACCAATATCTGCCTTTGAGGCCGATATGAAAAAAAGTGATTTAAAAAGAGTTCTAGGAAAGTGGAGCCTTACTGCGATTGGAGTTGGTGCCATTATTGGTGGAGGAATTTTTGTTCTTACAGGTACCGGTGCATATTATCACGCTGGTCCGGCATTAGCCCTTTCTTTCATTATTGCGGGTATTGCCTGCGTTTTTGCTGCTCTTTGTTATTCTGAGTTTGCGTCAATTCTACCCGTTGAAGGTTCAGCTTATGCTTATGCTTACGGTACAATTGGAGAAATTTTTGCCTGGATTATCGGTTGGGGTCTTATCCTCGAGTACGCAATGGGATCAATGACCGTCGCGGTTTCCTGGTCAGGATACTTTAATAAATTACTTAAAATGTTTCATATTAAACTTCCTGAATGGCTCACAACAGACCCAGCCAGTTATACTGGAGAGGGTTTTTCTATGAATCTTCCTGCTTTTTTAATCGTTATTTTAGTTATTTCGTTGCTAATTAAAGGTACAAAAAGCGCTGCGAAAGCAAACAATATGATTGTAATTCTTAAAGTTTCTGCTGTAATCTTCGTTATCATTGCAGGACTTTTCTTCATCAATACTGCTAACTGGCATCCATTTATTCCAGATGCTACTCAAATTATCGAAAAAGAAACTACTCATAATGCTTATGGAATTGGTGGTGTCGTATCTGGAGCTGCAGCAATTTTCTTTGCTTATGTAGGTTTTGATGCTGTTTCTACACAAGCTGGAGAAGCTATTAATCCTAAAAAAGATGTTCCGTTTGCAATTATTGCTTCTTTATTAATTTGTACTACTTTATATATTCTTGTTTCATTAGTATTAACAGGAATGATGAATTACCAAGATTTCAATCCACTAGGAAAATATCCTGAGGCGATTAAAGCGCCAGTTGCTTATGCATTTGATATTGCAGGACAACCTTGGGCAGGATTCATTATTACCGTTGCTGCAACTATTGGTTTGATTTCAGTATTAATGGTAATGATCATGGGACAATCAAGAATCTTCCTTGGTATGTCTAAAGATGGTTTAATTCCTTCTGTATTTTCTAAAGTAAATCCAATTTCAGGAACTCCAAAAACTAACTTAATGATTTTAGGTGGTATTATTGCTATAGTTGCTGCTTTTACTCCAATTAACAGATTAGCAGATATGACAAGTTTTGGTACTTTGTTTGCCTTTACAATGGTTTGTATTGCTGTTTGGATTTTAAGAGTAAAACAACCTCAATTAACCAGAACTTTTAAAGTTCCTGCTTTGCCAGTAATTGCGATTTGCGGTATTGCAATCAACACTTATCTAATGATCAATTTAAGTTTAGACGCGCAACTACTTTCACTTGGATGGTTAGCTATCGGTATTCTTGTTTATTTTGGATATAGTAAAAAGAGAGCAAAACTTAATCAAACAAATGCTGACACTGCTGAATAA
- a CDS encoding PspC family transcriptional regulator: MSAILRLKFFFEKYGFHVSSRLADKLGMRVTSVRLFFIYISFVTAGLGFGVYLTLAFWIRLKDLVRAKRTSVFDL, translated from the coding sequence ATGTCAGCTATTTTAAGACTAAAATTTTTTTTCGAGAAATATGGATTTCATGTTTCTTCCAGATTGGCAGACAAGCTTGGAATGCGTGTAACAAGCGTTAGATTATTCTTTATTTATATTTCGTTTGTAACAGCCGGTTTAGGTTTCGGAGTCTATTTGACATTAGCATTTTGGATTCGGCTAAAAGATTTAGTTCGTGCAAAAAGAACATCAGTTTTTGATTTATAG
- a CDS encoding DUF2851 family protein: MKEDFLHYLWKFKKFETLNLRTTQNESVTIIKTGDYLELSGPDFFNAQIVIGDQKWAGNIEIHIKSSDWYIHHHEKDIAYENVVLHVVWEHDAEIFRENNIEIPVLVLKDYVSYDIISSYKSLLAPKSWIFCEREISGIDDFVFKNWKERLFFERLERKSKFIYDLLEETNQDWEAVLFCLLAKNFGLNTNGNSFLQIARAIPFSVIRKESFEVENLEALFLGTAGLLDKDGEDVYFTDLKLRYFYLLHKYQFEKRHIDFVQFFKHRPDNFPTIRLSQLANLYSKHQNLFSKLIHLKSVKDVYYLLGVSASLYWHNHYQFDKESPKKAKHLSKAFLDLVIINTIIPLQFAYFTTMGETISEDLIEFMNEVAPENNAIISKFNSFGIVSKNAFETQTLLELKNEYCNKKACLKCAIGMELLKNN, encoded by the coding sequence ATGAAAGAAGATTTTCTTCATTATCTCTGGAAATTCAAGAAGTTTGAAACCTTGAATTTAAGAACTACACAAAATGAATCCGTTACTATTATTAAAACTGGAGATTACTTAGAACTTTCCGGACCTGATTTCTTTAATGCCCAGATTGTGATTGGTGATCAAAAATGGGCTGGTAATATCGAGATTCATATTAAGTCTTCTGATTGGTATATACATCATCACGAAAAGGATATTGCCTATGAAAATGTAGTTTTGCACGTTGTTTGGGAACATGACGCAGAAATATTCAGAGAAAACAACATTGAAATTCCGGTTTTAGTTTTAAAAGATTATGTTTCATATGATATAATATCATCTTATAAATCACTTCTTGCTCCAAAATCCTGGATATTCTGCGAAAGGGAAATTTCGGGAATAGATGATTTTGTATTTAAAAACTGGAAAGAAAGATTGTTTTTTGAACGGTTAGAACGTAAGTCAAAATTCATCTACGATTTACTGGAAGAAACAAATCAGGATTGGGAAGCTGTTTTATTTTGTTTATTAGCAAAGAATTTTGGATTAAATACCAATGGAAATTCTTTTTTACAAATCGCACGCGCCATTCCGTTTTCGGTTATTCGAAAAGAAAGTTTTGAAGTAGAAAATCTCGAGGCATTGTTTTTAGGAACCGCGGGTTTATTAGATAAAGATGGCGAAGATGTTTATTTTACAGATTTAAAACTTAGATATTTTTACCTTTTGCATAAATATCAGTTTGAAAAGCGCCATATCGATTTTGTTCAGTTTTTTAAACATCGTCCGGATAATTTTCCTACGATCCGACTATCGCAATTGGCAAATTTGTACTCCAAACATCAAAATTTATTTTCTAAACTTATACATTTAAAATCGGTTAAAGATGTTTATTATTTGCTTGGTGTTTCTGCAAGTTTGTATTGGCATAACCACTATCAGTTTGATAAGGAAAGTCCAAAGAAAGCAAAACATCTATCGAAAGCATTCTTAGATTTAGTAATTATAAATACTATAATTCCGCTTCAGTTTGCTTATTTTACAACAATGGGTGAGACAATCTCCGAAGATTTAATTGAGTTTATGAATGAAGTTGCGCCAGAGAATAATGCAATTATAAGTAAGTTTAATTCTTTTGGAATCGTTTCTAAAAATGCTTTTGAAACACAGACATTACTGGAACTTAAGAATGAATATTGTAACAAAAAAGCTTGCTTAAAATGTGCAATAGGAATGGAGTTGTTGAAAAACAATTAG
- a CDS encoding 3'-5' exonuclease, with translation MNFTAIDFETATGHHPCSVGIVTVENGIIVDEFVTLIKPPNNEYNPYTIRVHGIYPKDTVNAKTFLQVYPEIEKRLKNRVVVAHNESFDRNVLAKSMALYGLNYQDLNIAEKWECTVKIYKAKGLKPTKLSDCCREMKIQLSHHEALSDARACAKLYMLR, from the coding sequence ATGAACTTTACCGCGATAGATTTTGAAACAGCTACAGGACATCATCCATGTTCTGTTGGTATTGTGACCGTTGAAAACGGAATAATTGTAGACGAGTTTGTTACTTTGATTAAACCGCCTAATAACGAATACAATCCTTATACGATTCGGGTTCATGGTATTTATCCAAAAGACACTGTGAATGCTAAAACATTTTTACAGGTTTATCCCGAAATAGAAAAAAGATTAAAAAATAGAGTGGTAGTAGCACATAACGAAAGTTTTGATCGTAATGTTCTGGCTAAATCAATGGCATTATATGGTTTGAATTACCAAGATTTAAATATAGCTGAGAAATGGGAATGCACGGTTAAGATCTATAAAGCAAAAGGTTTAAAACCGACTAAATTAAGTGATTGTTGTAGAGAAATGAAGATTCAGTTAAGCCATCACGAAGCATTATCTGATGCCAGAGCATGTGCTAAGTTGTATATGTTGAGATAA